In Desulfuromonas acetexigens, the following proteins share a genomic window:
- a CDS encoding efflux RND transporter permease subunit — MSRFFINRPIFAWVLAIMVMLAGLLALKTLPVSQYPPIAPPQISINAMYPGASAQTVQDTVTQVIEQKLNGIDNLIYMSSTSDSAGAVAINLTFKAGTDPNIAQVQVQNKLQLATPLLPQVVQKQGIQVVKSTKNFLVIVGLISEDGSMNRYQLTDYMVANVQDLISRTEGVGEVMVFGSQNAMRIWIDPTKLNNYRMTTNDVIAALESQNAQVSAGQFGGMPALPGQQLNATITARTLLQTPDDFNNIILRTNPDGSAVRLKDVGEARIGTENYDIAARYKGLPMGGMAIRLAAGANALDTVEGVKSKMEELSRYFPAGMEVVYPYDTTPYVEVSIKEVVRTLIEAVFLVFVIMFLFLQNIRATLIPTIAVPVVLLGTMGVLSAAGFSINTLTMFALVIVIGLLVDDAIVVVENVERIMSDEGLSPHDATVKSMGQITGALVGIATVLSAVFLPMAFFGGSTGVIYRQFSITIISAMILSVMVALILTPALCSTLLKPVPKGHEAHESGWFSGFFRFFNKAFNFGRGKYERIVGRSFGKPLRYLVVYGAIVAVMAYFFVRLPTAFLPDEDQGFIICQIQLPAGAAQSRTIDVIEQIEKHFLENETETVEALVTVAGFSFAGGGQNMGLAFIKLKDWDLRQTPELRAPAIAGRAMQAFSQIRDGLAFAFSPPAVVELGQANGFDFMLQDRGGLGHAQLMEARNQLLGMAMQNPKLTAVRPNGQDDSPQFKLDIDDVRAGSLGVSFADINSVLGTAWGSAYINDFIENGRVKKVYVQAAPEFRMLPEDINRWYIMNNKREMVPFSAFSTAHWEYGSPRLERYNGIPAMEIMGQAAPGVSTGEAMDEMEKMAAQLPPGIGFEWTGLSYEEKLAGAQAPALYAISLLVVFLAVAALYESWTIPFVNLLMLPLGLVGAVTAVTLRGLPNDVYLQIGLLTTIGLSTKNAILIIQFIKELMHQGHDLVEATLMAVKIRLRPVIMTSLAFFFGTLPLALTKGAGSAAQNAIGTAVTGGLLSATFIDLLFIPFFFVLISRIFGRQKKTAVATQPLEVH, encoded by the coding sequence ATGTCCCGGTTTTTCATAAACAGACCGATCTTCGCCTGGGTTCTCGCCATCATGGTCATGCTGGCGGGCCTGCTGGCGCTCAAAACCCTGCCGGTCTCCCAGTATCCCCCCATCGCGCCGCCGCAGATCAGCATCAACGCCATGTATCCCGGAGCATCCGCCCAGACCGTACAGGATACGGTCACCCAGGTGATCGAGCAGAAACTCAACGGCATCGACAACCTGATCTACATGTCCTCGACTAGCGACTCAGCCGGCGCCGTTGCGATCAACCTGACCTTCAAGGCCGGCACCGACCCGAACATCGCCCAGGTGCAGGTGCAGAACAAACTCCAGCTTGCAACTCCCCTTTTGCCCCAGGTCGTGCAGAAACAGGGGATTCAGGTGGTCAAGTCGACCAAGAACTTCCTGGTCATCGTCGGCCTGATCTCCGAAGACGGTTCCATGAACCGTTACCAGCTGACCGACTACATGGTGGCCAACGTCCAGGATCTCATCAGCCGGACGGAAGGGGTCGGCGAGGTCATGGTCTTCGGCTCCCAGAACGCCATGCGCATCTGGATCGATCCGACCAAGCTGAACAACTACCGCATGACCACGAACGATGTGATCGCCGCCCTGGAATCCCAGAACGCCCAGGTTTCCGCCGGACAGTTCGGCGGCATGCCGGCGCTCCCCGGCCAGCAGCTCAACGCCACCATCACCGCCCGCACCCTGCTGCAAACCCCCGATGATTTCAACAACATCATCCTGCGCACCAACCCCGACGGCTCGGCCGTGCGGCTCAAGGATGTGGGCGAAGCCCGGATCGGAACCGAGAATTACGACATCGCCGCCCGCTACAAAGGATTGCCCATGGGCGGCATGGCCATTCGCCTGGCCGCCGGCGCCAACGCCCTCGATACCGTCGAGGGGGTTAAAAGCAAGATGGAAGAGCTTTCCCGCTACTTCCCGGCGGGGATGGAGGTCGTTTATCCCTACGACACCACCCCTTATGTCGAAGTCTCCATCAAGGAAGTGGTGCGGACCCTGATCGAGGCGGTCTTTCTCGTCTTTGTCATCATGTTCCTCTTTTTGCAGAACATCCGCGCGACCCTGATTCCCACCATCGCCGTCCCCGTCGTTCTGCTCGGGACCATGGGCGTCCTTTCGGCCGCCGGCTTTTCCATCAACACCCTGACCATGTTCGCCCTGGTCATCGTCATCGGCCTGCTGGTCGACGACGCCATCGTCGTCGTCGAAAACGTCGAACGGATCATGTCCGATGAGGGGCTTTCCCCCCATGACGCCACCGTCAAATCGATGGGGCAGATCACCGGCGCCCTGGTCGGCATCGCCACGGTCCTTTCCGCTGTCTTTTTGCCCATGGCCTTTTTCGGCGGCTCGACCGGGGTCATCTACCGACAGTTCTCCATCACCATCATCTCGGCGATGATCCTCTCGGTCATGGTCGCGTTGATCCTGACCCCGGCCCTCTGCTCCACATTGCTCAAACCGGTACCGAAAGGACACGAAGCCCATGAAAGCGGCTGGTTCAGCGGCTTCTTCCGCTTCTTCAATAAGGCCTTCAACTTCGGCCGGGGGAAATATGAAAGAATCGTCGGCCGCTCCTTCGGCAAGCCGCTCCGCTACCTGGTCGTCTACGGCGCCATCGTCGCGGTCATGGCCTACTTTTTTGTCCGTCTGCCCACCGCCTTCCTCCCCGACGAGGACCAGGGCTTCATCATCTGCCAGATCCAGCTCCCCGCTGGTGCGGCGCAGAGCCGCACCATCGACGTTATCGAGCAGATCGAAAAACATTTTCTCGAAAATGAGACCGAGACGGTCGAGGCGCTGGTGACCGTAGCCGGCTTCAGCTTCGCCGGGGGCGGGCAAAACATGGGTCTGGCTTTCATCAAGCTCAAGGACTGGGATCTGCGTCAAACCCCCGAGCTGCGGGCTCCAGCTATCGCCGGCCGGGCGATGCAGGCCTTTTCCCAAATCCGCGACGGTCTCGCCTTCGCCTTCTCGCCACCGGCGGTGGTAGAGCTGGGGCAGGCCAACGGCTTCGACTTCATGCTCCAGGACCGCGGCGGCCTCGGCCATGCCCAGCTGATGGAAGCCCGCAACCAGTTGCTCGGCATGGCCATGCAGAACCCCAAGCTGACCGCCGTGCGTCCCAACGGCCAGGACGATTCCCCCCAGTTCAAACTCGATATCGACGATGTCCGCGCCGGCTCCCTCGGTGTTTCCTTCGCGGACATCAACAGCGTGCTGGGGACCGCCTGGGGGAGTGCCTACATTAACGACTTCATCGAAAACGGTCGGGTCAAGAAGGTCTACGTGCAGGCCGCCCCCGAATTCCGCATGCTGCCGGAAGACATCAACCGTTGGTATATCATGAACAACAAACGGGAGATGGTCCCTTTCTCGGCCTTCTCCACCGCCCACTGGGAATACGGTTCCCCGCGGCTGGAACGCTACAACGGCATTCCCGCCATGGAGATCATGGGCCAGGCGGCGCCTGGGGTGAGTACCGGCGAAGCGATGGACGAAATGGAGAAGATGGCCGCGCAGCTTCCGCCCGGCATCGGTTTTGAATGGACCGGCCTTTCCTACGAAGAAAAACTGGCCGGAGCCCAGGCCCCGGCTCTCTACGCCATCTCCCTGTTGGTCGTTTTTCTCGCTGTGGCGGCCCTCTACGAGAGCTGGACCATTCCTTTCGTCAACCTGCTCATGCTCCCCCTGGGCCTGGTCGGCGCGGTCACAGCGGTCACCCTGCGCGGTCTGCCCAACGACGTCTATCTGCAGATCGGCCTTTTGACCACCATCGGCCTTTCCACCAAGAACGCCATTCTGATCATCCAGTTCATCAAGGAACTGATGCATCAGGGGCACGATCTGGTGGAGGCCACTCTGATGGCGGTGAAGATCCGGCTGCGGCCGGTCATCATGACCTCGCTCGCCTTCTTCTTCGGCACGCTTCCCCTGGCCCTGACCAAAGGGGCCGGTTCGGCGGCGCAGAACGCCATCGGCACCGCCGTCACCGGCGGGCTCCTGTCGGCGACCTTTATCGACCTGCTCTTTATCCCCTTCTTCTTCGTCCTGATTTCACGGATCTTCGGACGCCAAAAGAAGACGGCGGTCGCCACCCAACCTCTGGAGGTGCATTGA
- a CDS encoding efflux RND transporter periplasmic adaptor subunit encodes MKIHDKSRLLIAGLCALLLLLSGCKKETAAPAAPLQAPPPEVGIMVVQPQAVRLTSELPGRTSPRLIAEVRPQVGGIIQKRLFTEGTDVKAGQVLYQIDPALYRAEVARAEAALTRDMANVTSIRQRFERYRELVKINAVSQQDYDDTSAALRQAEAEIEVAKAALQTARINLDYTTVKAPISGRIGRSSVTDGALVTAEQPQPLAVIQQLDTIYVDVVQTTSELLSLKRNIDSGLLRGGDRAKVDLLLEDGTAYPSAGELKFSEVTVDQSTGSVTLRAIFPNPDHMLLPGMFVRAIVTEGVNDQAILVPQRGVNRNPAGDATVMTVNGEEKVEPRVIQVVRTVDEQWLVSGGLQEGDRVILEGLQKARPGTPVKTYIFGKPAEETPPAPTAEAKE; translated from the coding sequence ATGAAAATCCATGACAAATCCCGATTGTTGATCGCCGGGCTCTGTGCCCTGTTGTTACTTCTGAGTGGTTGTAAGAAAGAGACGGCTGCGCCGGCCGCACCGCTCCAGGCACCTCCGCCGGAAGTGGGAATCATGGTGGTGCAGCCCCAGGCCGTGCGCCTGACCAGCGAGCTGCCGGGGCGCACCTCGCCCCGCCTGATCGCCGAGGTGCGGCCGCAGGTCGGTGGCATCATCCAGAAGCGGCTCTTCACCGAAGGAACCGACGTCAAGGCCGGGCAAGTTCTCTATCAAATCGATCCTGCGCTTTATCGTGCCGAGGTCGCCCGCGCCGAAGCCGCCCTGACCCGCGACATGGCCAACGTCACCTCCATCCGCCAGCGCTTCGAGCGCTATCGCGAACTGGTCAAGATCAACGCCGTCAGCCAACAGGATTACGACGACACCAGCGCCGCCCTGCGCCAGGCCGAGGCCGAGATCGAAGTGGCCAAGGCGGCGTTGCAGACGGCGCGTATCAATCTTGACTACACCACGGTCAAAGCGCCAATTTCCGGGCGTATCGGCCGTTCCTCCGTGACCGACGGCGCCCTCGTCACGGCCGAACAACCCCAGCCCCTGGCCGTCATCCAGCAGCTCGACACCATCTACGTCGATGTCGTCCAGACCACCTCCGAACTGCTCAGTCTTAAGCGCAACATCGACAGCGGCCTGCTGCGCGGGGGGGACCGGGCCAAGGTCGACCTGCTGCTCGAAGACGGCACCGCCTACCCCTCGGCCGGGGAACTGAAATTCTCGGAAGTCACCGTCGACCAGAGCACCGGCTCGGTCACCTTGCGGGCGATCTTCCCCAATCCCGACCATATGCTCCTTCCCGGCATGTTTGTGCGCGCCATCGTCACCGAGGGGGTCAACGACCAAGCGATCCTGGTGCCGCAACGGGGGGTGAACCGCAACCCCGCCGGGGACGCCACGGTTATGACCGTCAATGGCGAAGAAAAGGTCGAGCCGCGCGTCATCCAGGTCGTCCGCACGGTGGACGAACAATGGCTGGTATCCGGCGGCCTGCAGGAGGGTGACCGCGTCATCCTTGAAGGCCTCCAGAAAGCCCGGCCGGGGACGCCGGTAAAAACCTATATTTTCGGGAAACCCGCCGAGGAAACGCCGCCAGCACCCACCGCCGAGGCAAAGGAATAA
- a CDS encoding TetR/AcrR family transcriptional regulator has translation MKATNKRETILHVAKELIAVNGFHGTTMAMIADKAGIATGTIYRYFTGKDELINELHRELNDRLLRSLMQDYPLGEPMHERFLYIGRYFVHYCLAAPFDFSFLEQFHNSPYGVAYRRELVSNEKTRGPIDELLDEAAREGIIKTLPRTVLTALIFGPLIGVIRDHILGFNRLDEETISRTAEACWDAIRI, from the coding sequence ATGAAAGCAACAAACAAACGGGAAACTATTCTTCATGTCGCCAAGGAACTCATCGCCGTCAACGGCTTCCACGGCACGACCATGGCCATGATCGCCGACAAGGCCGGTATCGCCACGGGAACGATCTACCGCTACTTCACCGGCAAGGACGAGCTGATCAACGAACTGCACCGGGAACTGAATGACCGGTTGTTGCGCTCCCTGATGCAGGATTATCCCCTGGGGGAGCCGATGCATGAGCGCTTTCTCTATATCGGCCGCTACTTTGTCCATTACTGCCTGGCCGCCCCCTTCGATTTCAGTTTTTTGGAACAGTTTCACAATTCCCCCTACGGGGTCGCCTATCGCCGGGAACTGGTCTCGAACGAAAAGACGCGGGGTCCAATCGACGAACTGCTCGACGAGGCCGCCCGGGAGGGGATCATCAAAACACTCCCCCGCACAGTCCTGACCGCACTGATCTTCGGTCCGCTGATTGGTGTTATTCGCGACCATATCCTTGGCTTCAACCGCCTAGACGAAGAGACCATCTCGCGTACCGCCGAAGCCTGCTGGGACGCTATTCGCATTTGA
- a CDS encoding TetR/AcrR family transcriptional regulator yields MPSCKSEDKRCALLQAALRLFAAQGFDGTATAQIAKQAGVASGTLFFHFKSKEELIHELFREVRGKIEEELREADGASVSLRERLLRSLEKLLLFLLNNPHEFKFIEQYYFSPFSEREVLRIEEHNIIHHLLIQARDQQIVKDAPLLVLETLVFGPITALAKEHANRGVDIDEEICRLTIQACWDGIKR; encoded by the coding sequence ATGCCCTCATGCAAATCCGAAGACAAACGCTGCGCTCTGCTCCAAGCCGCCCTCCGGCTCTTCGCCGCCCAGGGCTTCGACGGCACCGCCACGGCCCAGATCGCCAAGCAGGCCGGTGTCGCCAGTGGCACCCTCTTTTTTCACTTCAAAAGCAAGGAGGAGTTGATTCATGAACTTTTCCGGGAAGTGCGCGGCAAAATCGAAGAGGAACTGCGGGAAGCCGACGGCGCCTCCGTTTCCCTACGCGAGCGCCTGCTGCGCTCCCTGGAAAAACTTCTCCTTTTCCTGCTGAACAATCCCCATGAATTCAAATTCATCGAGCAATACTATTTCTCCCCCTTCAGCGAGCGGGAAGTGTTACGCATCGAAGAACACAATATCATTCATCACCTGCTCATCCAGGCCCGTGACCAGCAAATTGTCAAGGATGCCCCCTTGTTGGTCCTGGAAACCCTCGTTTTCGGACCCATCACCGCCCTCGCCAAGGAGCACGCCAACCGGGGCGTGGATATCGACGAAGAAATTTGCCGGTTGACCATCCAAGCCTGTTGGGACGGGATCAAACGTTGA
- a CDS encoding bacteriohemerythrin — translation MAFFKWEDRFSVGIREIDTQHQKLVAMLNELYDAMQAGKGNDALGKILDEMIKYTAGHFATEERYMKTYNYPELAAHKQEHDSLTKQVLDLQRQFKSGQASMSVKVGNFLKSWLINHISGTDMKYSPFLRAQGMK, via the coding sequence ATGGCTTTTTTCAAGTGGGAGGACCGCTTCAGCGTCGGCATCCGTGAAATTGACACCCAGCACCAGAAGCTGGTGGCGATGCTCAACGAGCTTTATGACGCCATGCAGGCCGGCAAGGGCAACGACGCTCTTGGCAAGATCCTGGACGAGATGATCAAATATACCGCCGGCCATTTCGCCACCGAGGAGCGGTACATGAAAACCTACAACTATCCCGAGTTGGCGGCACACAAACAGGAGCACGACAGTCTCACCAAGCAGGTGCTCGATCTACAGCGGCAGTTCAAGAGCGGTCAAGCCTCCATGTCGGTCAAGGTCGGCAACTTCCTGAAGAGCTGGTTGATCAACCATATTTCCGGCACGGATATGAAATACTCCCCCTTCCTGCGCGCCCAGGGGATGAAATAA